ATGGGATAGAAGAAGCATCAACCGCTATGATAGAAGGAACAATTGCTGCATACTCAGTGCTCATTAAAATGGGAAAAGATACAACAAAAGAAAGAGAATCTTCTATAAAAGAATTGAACATATTACGAAGCGGGCCTTTCGGAAAAAAAATAAGAGAAGGACTGAAAGAAGTACAATATGAGTAATTTTTTAAAGACAGGATTTTTGAAAACAGAGGATATAAAAGAAAATTTTCCGTCACTGGAAAGAATCAGAAAAAACCCCGTTGCTATCATTGAATGTCCACAAGAAATCCCGTGTAACCCCTGTGTCACATCCTGTACAGTACACGCAGTCTCGATGAAAACAATCAATGGCATTCCCGATATAGATTTCGATAAATGCATTGGCTGCGGAAATTGCATCAAAATTTGCCCGGGACTTGCAATCTTTCTTATAAACATAAAAGATGGAAATGGAATAGTAAGCTTGCCATACGAAATGCTGCCGACACCAAAAAAGGGAGAAAAAGTTAACCTCTTAAATAGAAAAGGCGAAAAAATAGGGAAAGGAATAGTAACAAAAATTATCCTGCCAGAAAAAGACACAAGTGCTGCAATAATCACAGTACAGTTTAACGATCCGGAACTTGTGTATGAAGTAAGAAATATCGAGATGCCAAATGAAGGATGAAGAAATTATTATCTGCAGATGCGAAGATATTACATTAAAAGAAATA
This is a stretch of genomic DNA from Caldisericota bacterium. It encodes these proteins:
- a CDS encoding 4Fe-4S binding protein, giving the protein MSNFLKTGFLKTEDIKENFPSLERIRKNPVAIIECPQEIPCNPCVTSCTVHAVSMKTINGIPDIDFDKCIGCGNCIKICPGLAIFLINIKDGNGIVSLPYEMLPTPKKGEKVNLLNRKGEKIGKGIVTKIILPEKDTSAAIITVQFNDPELVYEVRNIEMPNEG